From Anopheles darlingi chromosome 2, idAnoDarlMG_H_01, whole genome shotgun sequence, the proteins below share one genomic window:
- the LOC125952266 gene encoding odorant receptor 47a-like — MVGDFFHVQRWCLTAIGVARGDTLTNRTIFTVSLLTVLVMKLGTILFAVNHRTEIMLLCDCLGPTFTAYLGLLRQCVLRQQRTELWQLVDEIIALKQTVKSSEHRIIERYNRIDLLHAWAYLVSAMATAVLFTAAALWKVFGSDAADWKLPLLMEFPFDIQHPVTFAVFFIWCSVAIVWVVLESVACDSSFGTLCSSMLAHFVIIQRRFEGLGMAEQHFGTVGALIRYHQYVLCLTKRIIGAYRHIIFNQLLISSILLCMLGFQLVISAGTSIMVVYMVYSLAIIIQITYYCYYGSMLHHESEQVQRAIYGGAWYTADIRTQKLLLLCMMRASKAVDANSGFTRASLPALKSILNSAGSYITLLLSLLD; from the exons ATGGTAGGTGACTTTTTCCACGTACAGCGCTGGTGCTTGACGGCGATCGGTGTCGCCCGGGGTGATACGCTCACCAACCGGACCATCTTTACCGTTAGTCTGCTGACGGTGCTCGTGATGAAGCTGGGCACCATTCTGTTCGCCGTGAATCATCGTACCGAAATTATGCTACTTTGCGATTGCCTCGGACCAACGTTCACCGCCTACCTGGGGCTGCTGCGGCAGTGCGTGTTACGGCAGCAGCGCACGGAGCTGTGGCAGCTGGTGGACGAGATAATCGCGCTGAAGCAAACGGTGAAATCGAGTGAGCACCGGATTATCGAGCGATACAATCGCATCGATCTGCTGCACGCCTGGGCCTATCTGGTGTccgccatggccacggccgtCCTGTTCACTGCCGCCGCCCTCTGgaaggttttcggttcggatgCCGCCGACTGGAAGCTACCGCTGCTGATGGA GTTCCCGTTCGACATCCAGCATCCGGTAACGTTTGCGGTGTTTTTCATCTGGTGCAGCGTCGCCATCGTTTGGGTGGTGCTGGAATCGGTGGCCTGCGATTCCTCGTTCGGGACGCTCTGCTCCAGCATGCTCGCCCATTTCGTCATCATTCAGCGACGGTTTGAGGGTCTCGGAATGGCGGAGCAACACTTTGGGACGGTCGGGGCGCTTATTCGGTACCATCAGTACGTACTGTGCCTGACGAAGCGCATCATCGGCGCCTACCGGCACATTATCTTCAATCAGCTGCTCATCTCGTCGATACTGCTGTGTATGCTCGGCTTTCAGCTGGTCATCTCGGCCGGTACGAGCATTATGGTCGTGTACATGGTCTACAGTTTGGCGATCATCATCCAAATTACCTATTACTGCTACTACGGCTCCATGCTGCACCACGAG AGTGAGCAGGTGCAGCGGGCCATTTACGGTGGCGCTTGGTATACCGCGGATATCCGTACGcagaagttgctgctgctgtgcatgATGCGGGCGAGTAAAGCGGTGGACGCCAATTCCGGGTTTACGCGAGCCTCCTTACCGGCCCTGAAATCG ATACTCAATTCGGCGGGATCCTATATAAcgctgctgctttcgctgctGGACTAA